A single region of the Novosphingobium sp. SL115 genome encodes:
- the scpB gene encoding SMC-Scp complex subunit ScpB: protein MNEPDDLERAVEATLFASEQPLTIQQISAHLGGADLNHTLAALKTTYADRGVHLVERGGRWHFQTAPDLAHLLRREKEEPRRLSRAATEALAIIAYQEPVSRAEIEAIRGVQTAKGTLDVLLEAGWIRIAGRREVPGRPTIYATTPEFLTHFGLSSRRDLPGIEELRAAGLLDPVEEAFAVLTGGGDSDTGKQQPSGENGEISGMD from the coding sequence ATGAACGAACCGGACGACCTTGAACGGGCGGTAGAGGCGACATTGTTCGCGTCTGAGCAACCCCTTACAATACAACAGATTTCTGCGCATCTGGGCGGGGCTGACCTGAACCATACCTTGGCGGCACTTAAAACCACCTATGCCGACCGGGGCGTCCATTTGGTGGAGCGGGGAGGGCGCTGGCACTTCCAGACCGCACCCGACCTTGCCCACCTGCTGCGCCGCGAAAAGGAAGAGCCGCGCCGCCTGTCGCGCGCGGCAACTGAAGCGCTGGCGATCATCGCCTATCAGGAACCTGTCAGCCGGGCCGAGATTGAGGCGATTCGCGGTGTGCAAACCGCCAAGGGCACGCTGGACGTGCTGCTTGAGGCGGGGTGGATACGTATTGCTGGACGGCGCGAAGTTCCCGGTCGGCCTACGATCTATGCGACAACACCTGAATTTCTAACGCATTTTGGCCTGTCTTCCCGCCGTGATCTGCCCGGAATCGAGGAATTGCGCGCTGCCGGCCTGCTTGACCCGGTGGAGGAAGCGTTTGCCGTCTTGACGGGCGGCGGGGATAGCGACACGGGGAAACAACAACCGTCTGGCGAGAACGGCGAAATCAGCGGCATGGATTGA
- a CDS encoding twin-arginine translocase TatA/TatE family subunit: protein MGGLSLPHLIVLALVVLVLFGRGRISEMMGDFGKGIKSFKAGMTDEDNKPVPPPPAQIQQQATPVQPAAQPTSTEQGQ from the coding sequence ATGGGTGGTCTTTCCCTTCCGCACCTGATCGTGCTGGCGCTGGTTGTTCTGGTGCTGTTTGGCCGCGGCCGCATATCGGAAATGATGGGCGATTTCGGCAAGGGCATCAAAAGCTTCAAGGCCGGCATGACCGACGAGGACAACAAGCCTGTCCCGCCGCCGCCCGCACAGATTCAGCAGCAGGCGACCCCAGTTCAACCCGCTGCGCAGCCGACTTCGACCGAACAGGGCCAGTAA
- a CDS encoding SPOR domain-containing protein, with protein MHGDNDDQTWGEQGPEGQGAGKPFNVSAELDHVSGVAADAASDAVASGADVLKSAAASVTAAASGVLASGNDRLALGDNESLPWLESADDLDADAEDAGNGRLIGFAVMGLVVLAALIGGIYWASNRGTGPANADGSLIEASKAPYKVAPSDPGGKTFAGTGDSSFKVSEGEKPGATLAGSAAAAPSASASAAPKPNAVATPKPAAGTGGIGVQVGAYSSSATAEAGWNKLASTHESLKGLSHRVIEGKADIGTVYRLQAVAADVSAANALCQKLQAGGLKCQVKR; from the coding sequence ATGCACGGCGATAACGACGATCAGACCTGGGGCGAACAGGGTCCCGAAGGGCAGGGCGCGGGCAAGCCGTTCAATGTGTCGGCTGAACTTGACCATGTTTCAGGCGTTGCTGCTGATGCGGCCTCAGATGCGGTCGCGTCTGGCGCAGATGTGTTAAAAAGCGCGGCTGCTTCGGTAACAGCGGCGGCATCGGGCGTTCTGGCATCGGGTAATGACCGTCTTGCGCTGGGTGACAATGAAAGCCTGCCATGGCTGGAAAGCGCTGACGATCTCGATGCCGATGCCGAAGATGCGGGCAACGGTCGTCTGATTGGTTTTGCAGTGATGGGTTTGGTCGTGCTGGCGGCGCTGATTGGCGGCATCTATTGGGCATCGAACCGTGGTACCGGCCCTGCCAACGCCGATGGCAGCCTGATTGAAGCGAGCAAGGCCCCCTACAAGGTCGCGCCGAGCGATCCGGGTGGCAAGACTTTTGCCGGCACCGGCGATTCCAGTTTCAAGGTGAGCGAAGGCGAAAAGCCCGGTGCGACGCTGGCAGGATCGGCTGCTGCGGCACCATCTGCCTCGGCAAGCGCCGCGCCCAAGCCTAACGCTGTTGCCACACCTAAGCCTGCCGCTGGCACGGGTGGTATCGGTGTGCAGGTCGGCGCTTATTCTTCTAGCGCAACGGCCGAAGCAGGTTGGAACAAGCTGGCTTCCACGCACGAATCGCTCAAAGGCCTGTCGCACCGCGTGATCGAAGGCAAAGCCGACATCGGCACCGTCTATCGCCTTCAGGCGGTTGCGGCTGATGTCTCTGCGGCCAATGCCTTGTGCCAGAAGCTTCAGGCAGGTGGCCTGAAGTGTCAGGTAAAGCGCTGA
- the argS gene encoding arginine--tRNA ligase, producing MTDGQMNLHADFVRVIDAALTALEVAGTLPGGLPRSAVTCEPPRDPSHGDLSTNAAMVLAKPAGTNPRALAAALVAELEKEPRVVSAEIAGPGFINLRLVDDAWRGELALIAQAGANYGRSAMGGGKVVNVEYVSANPTGPMHMGHCRGAVVGDALADLLAFSGHKVIKEYYVNDAGAQVDVLARSVHIRYREALGEAVGEIPEGLYPGDYLVPVGQALAAEFGGKYATAPESEWLILFRTRAVAAMMDMIRVDLATLGIRHDLFSSEAELQASGKVDAAESWLRAHDLVYDGQLEAPKGKTLDDWEPVELPLFRSTRFGDDQDRPIKKSNGAWTYFGADLAYHFQKAQNADALVDIWGADHAGTVKRIKAAVAALTSADGGTAKPFEVKLVQMVQLLRDGQPMKMSKRSGTFITLADMVAEVGKDVVRFTMLTRKPDAQMDFDFAKVVEASKDNPVFYVQYAHARICRNIRKGADEGFVPSAQNLGLLGEEELALVKLAAQFPRMVEAAAIAREPHRIAFFLHDLASAFHSYYNLGNDRPEKRFIVAHDSAMTAARLFLAAQIGQVVKNGLALLGVQAAEEL from the coding sequence ATGACTGATGGCCAGATGAATCTTCACGCCGACTTCGTTCGGGTAATCGATGCCGCGCTGACTGCGCTGGAAGTGGCAGGCACGTTGCCTGGCGGACTGCCGCGAAGCGCGGTGACGTGCGAACCGCCGCGCGATCCTTCGCATGGCGATCTGTCGACCAATGCCGCGATGGTGCTGGCCAAGCCTGCAGGTACCAACCCGCGCGCTCTGGCCGCTGCGCTGGTGGCCGAACTGGAAAAAGAACCGCGCGTCGTTTCGGCCGAGATTGCCGGGCCGGGGTTCATCAACCTGCGATTGGTTGATGATGCCTGGCGCGGCGAACTGGCGCTGATCGCGCAGGCAGGGGCTAATTATGGCCGCTCTGCCATGGGTGGCGGCAAAGTGGTGAATGTCGAATATGTGTCGGCCAATCCGACCGGTCCTATGCACATGGGCCACTGCCGCGGCGCGGTGGTGGGCGATGCCCTGGCTGACTTGCTCGCCTTCAGCGGGCACAAAGTCATCAAGGAATACTACGTCAACGATGCGGGCGCGCAGGTCGACGTCCTCGCTCGTTCGGTCCATATCCGCTATCGTGAAGCGCTGGGCGAAGCCGTTGGTGAAATTCCGGAAGGGCTTTATCCGGGCGACTATCTGGTCCCGGTGGGCCAGGCGCTGGCTGCCGAATTTGGTGGCAAATATGCCACCGCGCCCGAAAGCGAGTGGCTGATTCTGTTCCGCACGCGCGCGGTGGCCGCGATGATGGACATGATCCGCGTCGATCTGGCCACGCTGGGCATCCGTCACGATCTTTTCTCCTCCGAAGCGGAGCTTCAGGCATCGGGCAAGGTCGATGCGGCCGAAAGCTGGCTGCGCGCGCACGATCTGGTCTATGATGGCCAGCTTGAAGCGCCCAAGGGTAAGACTCTGGACGATTGGGAGCCGGTCGAACTGCCGCTGTTCCGCTCGACCCGTTTCGGGGACGATCAGGATCGCCCGATCAAGAAGTCGAACGGGGCGTGGACCTATTTCGGGGCGGACCTTGCCTATCACTTCCAGAAGGCCCAGAATGCCGATGCATTGGTGGACATCTGGGGCGCGGACCATGCCGGCACGGTCAAGCGGATCAAGGCCGCCGTTGCCGCACTGACCAGTGCCGATGGCGGCACGGCAAAGCCTTTCGAGGTGAAGCTGGTGCAGATGGTGCAGTTGCTGCGCGATGGCCAGCCGATGAAAATGTCCAAGCGTTCCGGCACTTTCATCACGCTTGCGGATATGGTGGCCGAAGTGGGCAAAGACGTGGTCCGCTTCACCATGCTGACCCGCAAGCCTGACGCACAGATGGACTTCGATTTTGCCAAAGTGGTGGAAGCATCGAAGGACAACCCGGTGTTCTATGTGCAATATGCCCATGCGCGCATCTGCAGGAACATTCGCAAGGGGGCGGACGAAGGCTTTGTTCCATCGGCGCAAAATCTTGGCCTGCTGGGCGAAGAAGAACTGGCGTTGGTGAAGCTGGCAGCACAGTTCCCGCGTATGGTCGAAGCGGCGGCCATTGCGCGCGAACCGCACCGGATCGCCTTCTTCCTCCATGACCTCGCCTCGGCCTTCCACTCGTACTACAACCTTGGCAATGATCGCCCGGAGAAGCGGTTCATTGTGGCACATGACTCCGCAATGACCGCAGCTCGTCTTTTCCTTGCCGCGCAAATCGGGCAAGTTGTGAAGAACGGTCTGGCCCTGTTGGGGGTTCAGGCTGCGGAAGAGCTTTGA
- a CDS encoding segregation and condensation protein A encodes MTDEAAAPSLFAGDEVWDGIASAENPDAALYLELDGWEGPLDLLLELARRQKVDLRTISILDLVDQYLGYIERAEAFKLELAADYLVMAAWLAYLKSLLLLPRDPEVQPSPEEMALRLQLRLQRLGAMREAGARLMARDRVGRDVFVRGAPEGLAVDRKALWKCDIFSLIQAYGAIKKRQQPVVHMVRERAVMTLDAALARVAKMLGLAVDWTDLRAFLPVEADPQLRKSALASSFLAALELAKQGRAEIAQDQAFGPLMLRAV; translated from the coding sequence ATGACCGACGAAGCCGCCGCGCCCAGCCTGTTTGCAGGCGATGAGGTGTGGGATGGCATTGCTTCGGCCGAAAATCCCGACGCTGCGCTCTATCTGGAACTGGATGGGTGGGAAGGTCCGCTGGATCTTTTGCTTGAACTGGCGCGGCGGCAAAAGGTTGATTTGCGGACGATTTCCATCCTTGATCTGGTCGATCAGTATCTGGGATATATTGAGCGTGCCGAGGCGTTCAAGCTGGAACTGGCGGCGGATTATCTGGTGATGGCGGCTTGGCTGGCTTACCTTAAGTCCTTGTTATTGTTGCCGCGTGATCCTGAAGTGCAGCCAAGCCCGGAAGAAATGGCGCTGCGATTGCAACTGCGGTTGCAGCGGCTTGGTGCGATGCGGGAAGCGGGCGCGCGGCTGATGGCGCGGGACCGGGTAGGGCGCGATGTGTTTGTGCGGGGCGCGCCAGAGGGGCTGGCGGTGGATCGCAAGGCGCTGTGGAAGTGCGATATTTTCAGCCTGATTCAAGCCTATGGGGCAATCAAGAAGCGCCAGCAACCGGTGGTCCACATGGTCCGCGAACGTGCGGTGATGACGCTGGATGCGGCCCTGGCGCGCGTGGCGAAAATGCTGGGCCTGGCGGTGGACTGGACCGATCTGCGGGCCTTTTTGCCGGTTGAGGCGGACCCGCAGTTGCGGAAATCGGCGCTGGCGTCGAGTTTCCTTGCGGCACTGGAACTGGCCAAGCAGGGACGGGCAGAAATCGCGCAGGATCAGGCATTTGGACCGCTTATGTTGCGGGCGGTGTAG
- the tatC gene encoding twin-arginine translocase subunit TatC — translation MIGDIDETQAPLLDHLLELRTRLLRCVYALLAAFAVCFYFADDIFTILAQPLVHAFPPGQGKLIYTKLYEAFFVELKVSMFAAFFISFPVIANQLWAFVAPGLYAKEKRAFLPFLLATPILFTAGASLAYFIVMPTAFRWFLGFEGDKGGLQLEALPGTGDYLSLVMQFILAFGISFLLPVLLMLLNRAGIVSRAQLVTARRYVVVGIFAVATVATPPDVVSQLMLAIPLLLLFEGTLILMRFTEKADARRKAAEEAAEAQAALAAGEVPPLLP, via the coding sequence GTGATTGGCGATATCGACGAGACGCAGGCTCCGCTGCTGGACCATCTGCTGGAACTGCGCACGCGTCTGTTGCGCTGCGTCTACGCGCTGCTGGCCGCGTTTGCGGTGTGCTTCTATTTCGCGGACGACATCTTCACCATTCTGGCGCAGCCGCTGGTCCATGCGTTCCCGCCGGGACAGGGCAAGCTGATCTACACCAAGCTTTACGAAGCGTTCTTCGTAGAACTGAAGGTGTCGATGTTCGCCGCGTTCTTCATCAGCTTCCCAGTGATTGCCAACCAGCTTTGGGCGTTTGTCGCGCCGGGGCTTTATGCCAAGGAAAAGAGGGCGTTCCTGCCGTTCCTTCTGGCCACGCCAATCCTGTTTACCGCCGGTGCCAGCCTTGCCTATTTCATCGTCATGCCCACGGCGTTCCGCTGGTTTCTGGGCTTTGAAGGCGACAAGGGCGGGCTGCAACTGGAAGCGCTGCCGGGCACGGGCGACTACCTGAGTCTGGTGATGCAGTTCATTCTGGCGTTCGGCATCAGCTTCCTGCTGCCGGTGCTGCTGATGCTGCTGAACCGTGCGGGCATTGTAAGCCGGGCGCAATTGGTCACAGCGCGCCGGTATGTGGTGGTAGGCATTTTTGCGGTAGCGACTGTGGCGACACCGCCCGATGTCGTATCCCAGCTTATGCTGGCGATCCCGCTGCTGCTGCTGTTTGAAGGCACGCTGATCCTGATGCGCTTTACCGAAAAGGCCGATGCGCGGCGCAAGGCTGCGGAAGAGGCTGCCGAGGCGCAGGCCGCGTTGGCCGCTGGTGAGGTTCCGCCGCTGCTGCCTTGA
- the nagZ gene encoding beta-N-acetylhexosaminidase encodes MLPAIFGLSGLTLTDDECAFFRDCDPAGYILFGRNVESRAQIRALTDELRNLHGRDRTFICIDQEGGRVARMKPPVWAAYPPGERFDRLYDLAPASAIEAARANAHALGLDLAEVGISVDCLPLLDVRQPGAHDVIGDRALGAEPRRVAALGRATLDGLGRAGVAGVIKHMPGHGRALVDSHKELPTVTASAEELALDIEPFRVLKDAAIAMTAHVRFTAWDADNPATHSAFVVEQIIRQAIGFDGLLLTDDLDMQALGDTVPERAARAQVAGCDIALNCWAKMDDMVGIAHALAPMSVLTKARLDRALAPTAAFDGPADLAEQAPLFATRDRLLDLA; translated from the coding sequence ATGCTTCCCGCCATTTTCGGGCTGTCCGGCCTGACCCTCACCGATGATGAATGCGCGTTCTTTCGCGATTGCGATCCGGCAGGCTACATCCTGTTTGGCCGCAACGTGGAAAGCCGGGCGCAGATTCGGGCGCTGACCGATGAACTGCGCAACCTGCATGGCCGCGACCGCACCTTCATCTGCATCGATCAGGAAGGTGGCCGTGTCGCCCGTATGAAGCCGCCGGTCTGGGCGGCATATCCGCCCGGCGAACGGTTTGACCGCCTGTATGACCTTGCGCCGGCCAGTGCGATTGAGGCCGCGCGGGCCAATGCTCACGCTTTGGGGCTGGATCTGGCCGAAGTCGGAATCAGCGTCGATTGTCTGCCTTTGCTTGATGTGCGCCAGCCTGGCGCGCATGACGTTATCGGGGACCGCGCGCTGGGGGCGGAACCGCGCCGTGTGGCTGCGCTGGGCCGGGCAACGCTGGATGGCCTTGGCCGTGCCGGAGTTGCGGGCGTTATCAAGCACATGCCGGGGCATGGCAGGGCGCTGGTGGACAGCCACAAGGAACTACCCACAGTCACCGCGTCGGCAGAAGAGCTGGCACTGGATATCGAACCGTTCCGGGTGTTGAAGGATGCGGCCATCGCCATGACCGCGCATGTGCGCTTCACCGCATGGGATGCGGACAATCCGGCGACGCATTCGGCCTTCGTGGTTGAACAGATCATCCGTCAGGCCATCGGCTTTGATGGTCTGCTGTTGACCGACGATCTGGATATGCAAGCCTTGGGTGACACCGTGCCTGAACGCGCGGCGCGGGCGCAGGTGGCGGGTTGTGATATTGCACTGAATTGCTGGGCGAAAATGGACGATATGGTCGGTATCGCCCACGCGCTTGCACCGATGAGCGTACTGACCAAGGCCCGCCTTGATCGGGCGCTGGCACCCACTGCCGCGTTTGACGGGCCTGCTGATCTTGCCGAACAAGCGCCACTTTTCGCGACCCGCGACCGGCTGTTGGATCTCGCATGA
- the tatB gene encoding Sec-independent protein translocase protein TatB: MFDIGASELLVLVIVAIVVIGPKDLPLALRTAGRWVAKMRRVSNHFRSGIETMIREAEMEEMERKWKEQNERIMSETAAQETAAAADGQTPAAAEDQNDPVMIGPMPPEEKVAQADAAPSAMPTSMPSGIPGPGAAQS, translated from the coding sequence TTGTTTGATATCGGCGCGTCCGAACTTCTGGTGCTGGTCATCGTGGCGATCGTTGTGATCGGCCCGAAAGACCTGCCGCTTGCGCTGCGCACAGCCGGGCGGTGGGTGGCCAAGATGCGCCGTGTTTCAAACCACTTCCGTTCAGGCATTGAAACCATGATCCGCGAGGCGGAAATGGAAGAGATGGAACGCAAGTGGAAGGAACAGAACGAGCGGATCATGAGCGAAACCGCCGCGCAGGAAACTGCCGCTGCCGCGGATGGTCAGACCCCTGCTGCGGCGGAAGATCAGAATGATCCGGTTATGATCGGCCCGATGCCGCCAGAAGAAAAGGTGGCGCAGGCCGATGCCGCGCCCTCGGCTATGCCAACTAGCATGCCCTCAGGCATACCGGGACCGGGAGCCGCGCAATCGTGA